One window from the genome of Acidihalobacter ferrooxydans encodes:
- a CDS encoding S1 family peptidase — MPMQVDTLTKRLLFNTVRVDTVLEDGTHGSGTGFVVAHHGPHGQRRFIVTNRHLVEGVRSGGLVFTQAHEGQPQIGTRFELEIEEFPHAWFLDPNSDIDLAIVPMAPLERAAKEQGVQLYHHDIDTALVPDPTTLKAFDALEEVLFVGYPNGVWDHVNLLPILRRGTTATPPGMDFEGKAEFLIDAAVYPGSSGSPVFLYRQEGGSARGAARAPLYFLGVIAAVFYREEENQLVAGPVPANQNSTLVRQSEMIDLGLVIKSSAVVALIEEYCRRWRE, encoded by the coding sequence ATGCCGATGCAGGTCGACACCCTGACCAAACGTTTGTTGTTCAACACCGTGCGTGTGGACACCGTACTGGAAGACGGTACGCACGGCTCCGGCACAGGCTTCGTTGTCGCGCATCATGGCCCGCACGGCCAGCGCCGTTTCATCGTGACCAACCGGCATCTGGTCGAGGGCGTGCGCAGTGGCGGCCTGGTGTTCACTCAGGCGCACGAGGGGCAGCCGCAGATCGGTACCCGCTTCGAGCTGGAAATCGAGGAATTCCCCCACGCCTGGTTCCTCGACCCGAATTCGGACATCGATCTTGCCATCGTGCCGATGGCCCCGCTGGAGCGGGCCGCGAAAGAGCAGGGCGTGCAGCTCTATCACCATGATATCGATACCGCGCTGGTTCCGGACCCGACGACCTTGAAGGCTTTCGACGCGCTCGAAGAAGTGCTGTTCGTCGGCTATCCGAACGGCGTTTGGGATCACGTCAATCTGCTGCCGATTCTGCGTCGTGGCACCACGGCCACACCGCCCGGCATGGACTTCGAGGGCAAGGCGGAGTTCCTGATCGATGCAGCGGTCTATCCCGGCTCCAGCGGGAGCCCGGTGTTCCTCTATCGTCAGGAAGGCGGCTCTGCCAGGGGTGCTGCGCGCGCGCCGCTGTATTTCCTGGGCGTCATCGCTGCCGTGTTCTACCGCGAGGAGGAAAACCAGCTGGTGGCTGGTCCGGTGCCGGCGAATCAGAACAGCACTCTGGTGCGTCAGTCCGAGATGATCGATCTCGGACTGGTCATCAAGTCCAGCGCCGTGGTGGCGCTGATCGAGGAATACTGCCGCCGCTGGCGTGAGTGA
- a CDS encoding BMC domain-containing protein: MHIDLRTFVFIDALQPQLASYLATSSQGFLPIPGDACLWVEVAPGMAVHRLSDLALKSTNVRMGQQVVGRAFGSMEIHFRNQSEVMAAGDAILGQFSASVEQRMGCSIPWLEIIRAITPDHATLINRQQRYGSMILPGKCLFIMETQPAGYVIHAANEAEKAAHVTLVDVKPFGNFGRLTMMGNDAEVEQAAEAARKAIESINQKARPVVPAR, encoded by the coding sequence ATGCATATCGATCTGCGCACCTTCGTCTTCATCGACGCGCTGCAGCCCCAGCTTGCCTCGTATCTGGCGACCTCCTCACAGGGCTTTCTGCCGATCCCCGGCGACGCCTGCCTGTGGGTCGAGGTTGCGCCTGGCATGGCCGTGCACCGCCTGTCCGATCTTGCGCTCAAGTCCACCAACGTACGCATGGGCCAGCAGGTGGTCGGGCGTGCCTTCGGGTCGATGGAAATCCACTTCCGCAATCAGAGCGAAGTGATGGCCGCCGGCGATGCGATCCTCGGCCAGTTCAGCGCCTCGGTCGAACAGCGCATGGGATGCAGCATTCCCTGGCTGGAAATCATCCGCGCCATTACGCCGGATCACGCCACGCTGATCAACCGCCAGCAACGCTACGGTTCGATGATCCTGCCTGGCAAGTGCCTGTTCATCATGGAAACGCAGCCGGCAGGCTACGTCATCCACGCCGCCAACGAGGCCGAAAAAGCCGCGCATGTCACCCTCGTGGACGTGAAGCCCTTCGGCAACTTCGGCCGTCTGACCATGATGGGCAACGACGCCGAGGTCGAGCAGGCCGCCGAGGCCGCGCGCAAGGCGATCGAATCCATCAACCAGAAGGCACGTCCCGTCGTGCCGGCGCGGTAA
- a CDS encoding nitric oxide reductase activation protein NorD, with amino-acid sequence MSIRLEEHQALLDVLPAHAAALLHDNWADATRVFSGAGLRNYLRGVEALHDLGRTEELLLTYIEKAPPLARAIGEDNVPRLLEFVLAMASKTSGEVLALLVDKAPGAAARLGDAEVFEQFLDLMSNVAAKAPRGMRALLEHLDPLFAQLTLGGLRRWVQWGLRVYAHDIEGQQRYFSLQSPDSLSVLQSERKGTVFIEVQRRLNMYLRAIWGRDFFMRPTAGDYEDREGLRPYIERYVIHIADAYDDYRPQGDDTPSERVVSGLDIYRAAVNHCAAHLVFTHTPMDGQDLDNLQRAVCELIEDARVEALAIARFPNMRGAWLALFPAPVTDAPARYGDLLHRLAYALLDADYTDPHDWVREAAQRFRALPDLEAEGLSIDLGLQLAAELAGFDLPPFHLVNDRQRAIYRDDNRFVWLAGEYDTDAALQATWEPKQQRRDVSIMEMVTTLDNEYAGDDAQEIWTLGTEFLLDDGSSLNELEGTQRISQPIHYHEWDYQIQLQRPEWATVIERRPPLGKLDDIEGTLEALKPTISRLKHQIEALVPQGMQRIRHLEDGDELDVDAAVRAMIDLRMGRQPDPRVMMRNRLHTRDIGVLVLLDVSESTNDPVPGGDGDETILSLTRKACLVLAEALETIGDPFALHGFCSDSRHDVHYLRYKDFDQPFDDTGKGRLAGMTGGYSTRLGTALRHAGTHLHDMARQKKLLLVITDGEPADVDVRDPQYLRQDARIAVDELRRSGITTFGLSLDPYADQYVSQIFGVGHYAVIDRVDRLPEKLSALYMGLTR; translated from the coding sequence ATGAGTATTCGCCTGGAAGAACATCAAGCCCTGCTTGATGTGCTGCCCGCGCATGCCGCGGCCCTGCTGCACGACAACTGGGCGGACGCGACGCGCGTGTTTTCCGGCGCCGGGCTGCGCAACTATCTGCGCGGCGTCGAAGCGCTGCACGATCTCGGGCGCACCGAGGAACTGCTGCTCACCTATATCGAAAAAGCCCCGCCGCTGGCCCGCGCCATTGGCGAGGACAATGTGCCGCGTCTGCTGGAATTCGTGCTGGCGATGGCGTCCAAGACCTCCGGCGAAGTGCTGGCGCTGCTGGTCGATAAGGCGCCGGGCGCTGCTGCGCGTCTCGGCGATGCCGAGGTGTTCGAGCAGTTCCTCGACCTCATGTCTAACGTCGCGGCCAAGGCGCCGCGCGGCATGCGCGCACTGCTGGAGCATCTCGATCCGCTGTTTGCGCAGCTTACACTGGGTGGCCTGCGCCGCTGGGTGCAGTGGGGCCTGCGTGTCTATGCCCACGATATCGAAGGGCAGCAACGCTATTTCTCGCTGCAAAGCCCCGATTCGCTCAGCGTGCTGCAAAGCGAGCGCAAGGGCACGGTGTTCATCGAAGTCCAGCGCCGCCTGAACATGTATCTGCGCGCGATCTGGGGCCGCGATTTTTTCATGCGTCCGACCGCCGGCGATTACGAGGATCGTGAAGGCTTGCGGCCGTACATCGAGCGCTATGTCATCCATATCGCCGACGCCTATGACGACTACCGCCCGCAGGGTGACGACACGCCGTCTGAGCGTGTCGTCAGCGGCCTCGATATTTACCGTGCTGCGGTCAACCATTGCGCCGCGCATCTGGTGTTCACGCACACCCCGATGGATGGCCAGGATCTGGACAATCTGCAACGTGCCGTGTGCGAGCTGATCGAGGACGCCCGCGTCGAGGCGCTGGCCATCGCGCGCTTTCCGAACATGCGCGGTGCCTGGCTGGCGCTGTTTCCTGCGCCGGTCACAGACGCGCCGGCCCGCTATGGCGATCTGCTGCACCGCCTGGCCTATGCCCTGCTCGACGCCGATTACACCGATCCGCACGACTGGGTACGCGAGGCCGCGCAGCGTTTTCGCGCGCTGCCGGATCTGGAAGCCGAGGGTCTGAGCATTGATCTGGGTCTGCAATTGGCGGCCGAGTTGGCCGGTTTCGATCTGCCGCCGTTCCATCTGGTCAACGACCGCCAGCGCGCGATCTATCGCGACGACAACCGTTTCGTGTGGCTCGCCGGCGAATACGACACCGATGCCGCGTTGCAGGCGACCTGGGAGCCGAAGCAGCAACGCCGCGACGTCAGCATTATGGAAATGGTGACCACGCTCGACAACGAATACGCCGGCGACGACGCCCAGGAAATCTGGACGCTCGGCACCGAATTCCTGCTTGATGACGGCAGCAGCCTGAATGAACTCGAAGGCACCCAGCGCATCAGCCAGCCGATTCACTATCACGAGTGGGACTACCAGATTCAGCTTCAGCGCCCGGAATGGGCAACCGTGATCGAGCGGCGCCCGCCGCTCGGCAAGCTGGACGACATCGAAGGCACGCTGGAAGCGCTCAAGCCGACCATCTCGCGCCTCAAGCACCAGATCGAGGCGCTGGTGCCGCAGGGCATGCAGCGCATCCGCCACCTCGAAGACGGCGACGAGCTGGACGTGGACGCCGCCGTGCGCGCGATGATCGACCTGCGCATGGGCCGCCAGCCGGACCCGCGGGTCATGATGCGCAATCGCCTGCACACGCGCGACATCGGTGTGCTGGTGCTGCTCGACGTGTCCGAGTCCACTAACGACCCGGTGCCGGGGGGTGACGGCGACGAAACCATCCTCTCGCTGACGCGCAAGGCCTGCCTGGTGCTGGCCGAGGCGCTGGAAACCATCGGCGACCCGTTCGCGCTGCATGGTTTCTGCTCCGACAGTCGCCACGACGTGCATTACCTGCGCTACAAGGATTTTGACCAGCCCTTCGACGACACCGGCAAGGGCCGGCTGGCCGGCATGACGGGCGGCTACTCGACCCGCCTCGGCACCGCGCTGCGCCATGCCGGTACGCATCTGCACGACATGGCGCGGCAGAAAAAGCTGCTGCTGGTCATCACCGACGGCGAACCGGCCGACGTGGATGTGCGCGACCCGCAGTACCTGCGCCAGGATGCGCGCATCGCCGTCGACGAACTGCGCCGCTCGGGCATCACGACGTTCGGTTTGAGCCTGGACCCCTATGCCGACCAGTACGTTTCGCAAATCTTCGGCGTGGGGCATTACGCCGTGATCGATCGCGTCGACCGCTTGCCGGAAAAACTCTCCGCGCTGTACATGGGGCTCACGCGATGA
- a CDS encoding CbbQ/NirQ/NorQ/GpvN family protein: MTDYLVPEEPYYRGVGDEIAMYEAAYEIRMPMMLKGPTGCGKTRFVEHMAWKLGKPLITVACNEDMTASDLLGRFLLDANGTRWQDGPLTLAARFGAICYLDEVVEARQDTTVAIHPLTDNRRILPLERKGEVVKAHPDFQLVVSYNPGYQSVMKDLKQSTKQRFGALDFDYPTHDIEVEIVSHESGVDAETASKLVQIAERARNLKGHGLDEGLSTRMLVYAGSLIAKGIEPLKACRVALVRPITDDVDMRDALDAAVTTYF; encoded by the coding sequence TTGACCGACTACCTGGTGCCTGAAGAGCCCTACTATCGCGGCGTCGGCGATGAGATCGCCATGTACGAGGCGGCCTACGAAATCCGCATGCCGATGATGCTCAAGGGGCCGACCGGCTGCGGCAAGACGCGCTTTGTCGAACACATGGCCTGGAAGCTCGGCAAGCCGCTGATTACCGTGGCCTGCAACGAAGACATGACGGCCTCCGATCTGCTGGGTCGCTTCCTGCTCGACGCCAACGGGACCCGCTGGCAGGACGGCCCGCTGACCCTGGCCGCGCGTTTCGGGGCGATCTGCTATCTCGACGAAGTGGTCGAAGCGCGTCAAGACACCACGGTGGCCATTCACCCGCTCACCGACAACCGTCGCATTCTGCCACTGGAGCGCAAGGGCGAGGTGGTCAAGGCGCACCCGGATTTTCAGCTTGTGGTTTCCTACAATCCCGGCTACCAATCGGTGATGAAAGACCTCAAGCAGTCCACCAAGCAGCGTTTCGGCGCGCTGGATTTCGACTATCCGACGCATGACATCGAAGTCGAGATCGTGTCTCACGAGTCCGGGGTCGATGCCGAAACCGCTTCCAAGCTGGTGCAGATCGCAGAACGCGCCCGCAACCTCAAGGGTCACGGCCTCGACGAGGGGCTGTCCACGCGCATGCTGGTCTACGCCGGTTCGCTCATTGCCAAAGGCATTGAGCCGCTCAAGGCCTGCCGTGTCGCCCTGGTGCGACCGATCACCGACGACGTCGACATGCGCGACGCGCTGGACGCCGCCGTGACCACGTACTTCTGA